From the Comamonas odontotermitis genome, one window contains:
- a CDS encoding CmpA/NrtA family ABC transporter substrate-binding protein has protein sequence MSQRLALSMNSKLEPASIGGRRDFLRAAGGAALYGALGHHGAWAAGSDAPEKKEVKIGFIPLTDCASVVMASVLGLDQKYGVKIIPSKEASWAGVRDKLVNGELDFSHVLYGLVYGLQLGVGGPKKDMAVLMHLNNNGQAISLSKALADKGAVDGPSLAKVMGKEKREYTFAGTFPTGTHAMWMHYWLAAAGINPLSEAKLITVPPPQMVANMRVGNMDGFCVGEPWNHRAIMDGIGITANTTQDIWKDHPEKVLGTTGEFAQKNPNTCRAVMMAILEAGRWIDASLQNKTKMAEIVAQKSYINTSVDAINQRILGRYQNGLGKTWDDPNHMKFFNDGAVNFPYLSDGMWFLTQHKRWGLLKSHPDYLAVARQINRIDLYQQAASQLQVSVPKEPMRSSKLIDGVVWDGKNPAQYADSFKIKA, from the coding sequence ATGAGCCAACGCCTTGCTTTGTCGATGAATTCCAAGCTGGAGCCCGCATCCATTGGCGGCCGACGTGATTTCCTGCGTGCGGCTGGCGGTGCAGCGCTGTATGGTGCACTGGGTCACCATGGCGCCTGGGCTGCGGGCTCCGACGCCCCGGAGAAGAAAGAGGTCAAGATAGGCTTTATCCCGCTGACCGATTGCGCCAGCGTGGTCATGGCCTCGGTGCTGGGGCTGGATCAGAAATACGGCGTGAAGATCATTCCCAGCAAGGAAGCGAGCTGGGCTGGCGTGCGCGACAAGCTGGTCAATGGCGAACTGGATTTTTCCCATGTGCTCTATGGTCTGGTCTATGGCCTGCAACTGGGCGTGGGTGGCCCCAAGAAGGACATGGCCGTGCTCATGCATCTCAACAACAACGGGCAGGCGATTTCCCTGTCCAAGGCCCTGGCAGACAAGGGCGCGGTAGATGGGCCCAGCCTGGCCAAGGTGATGGGCAAGGAAAAGCGCGAATACACGTTTGCCGGCACCTTTCCTACCGGCACCCACGCCATGTGGATGCATTACTGGCTGGCGGCGGCGGGCATCAATCCTTTGTCCGAAGCCAAGCTGATCACTGTGCCGCCGCCCCAGATGGTGGCCAATATGCGCGTGGGCAACATGGATGGCTTCTGCGTGGGTGAGCCCTGGAACCACCGCGCCATCATGGATGGCATTGGCATCACGGCCAACACCACGCAAGACATCTGGAAGGACCACCCCGAGAAAGTGCTGGGCACCACGGGCGAGTTCGCGCAGAAGAACCCCAATACCTGCCGTGCCGTAATGATGGCGATTCTGGAGGCTGGCCGCTGGATTGATGCCAGCCTGCAGAACAAGACCAAGATGGCCGAGATCGTGGCCCAGAAGTCCTACATCAACACCAGTGTTGACGCGATCAACCAGCGCATTCTGGGTCGGTACCAGAACGGTCTGGGCAAGACCTGGGACGACCCCAACCACATGAAGTTCTTCAACGATGGGGCGGTGAATTTTCCCTATCTGTCCGATGGCATGTGGTTCCTGACCCAGCACAAGCGTTGGGGTCTGCTCAAGTCGCATCCCGACTATCTGGCTGTGGCTCGGCAGATCAATCGCATCGACCTGTACCAGCAGGCTGCCAGCCAACTCCAGGTCAGTGTGCCCAAGGAACCGATGCGCAGCAGCAAGCTGATCGATGGCGTGGTCTGGGACGGCAAGAACCCGGCCCAGTACGCAGACAGCTTCAAGATCAAGGCCTGA
- a CDS encoding ABC transporter ATP-binding protein, with protein MNGSRSAKYIEIHGVEQTFKTAKGLFPALRDIHLNIAKGEFASLIGHSGCGKSTLLNLIAGLTMPTDGALLCANKEIKGPGPERAMVFQNHSLLPWLTCWGNVHLAVERVFARSETRAQLAERTDAALALVGLTHAAQKRPGEISGGMKQRVGIARALSMEPQVLLMDEPFGALDALTRAKLQDELLEIVARTHSTVVMVTHDVDEAVLLSDKIVMMTNGPAATIGEVLNVELPRPRNRVELAESPQYQSYRKAVIDFLYTRQGHVEKAV; from the coding sequence ATGAATGGATCGCGGTCCGCCAAGTACATCGAGATCCATGGCGTGGAGCAGACCTTCAAGACTGCCAAAGGGCTGTTTCCGGCGCTGCGCGACATCCATCTGAATATCGCCAAGGGCGAGTTCGCGAGCCTCATCGGGCATTCGGGCTGCGGCAAGTCCACCTTGCTGAATCTGATTGCTGGCCTGACCATGCCCACGGACGGAGCACTGTTGTGCGCCAACAAGGAAATCAAGGGCCCAGGGCCCGAGCGTGCCATGGTGTTCCAGAACCATTCGCTGCTGCCCTGGCTGACCTGCTGGGGCAATGTGCACCTGGCCGTGGAGCGTGTCTTTGCCAGGAGCGAAACCCGGGCGCAGCTGGCCGAGCGCACCGACGCGGCGCTGGCCCTGGTTGGGTTGACCCATGCTGCGCAAAAGCGTCCCGGCGAAATATCGGGCGGCATGAAGCAGCGCGTAGGCATTGCGCGCGCGTTGTCCATGGAGCCCCAGGTGTTGCTGATGGATGAGCCGTTTGGCGCTCTCGATGCGCTGACGCGTGCCAAGCTGCAGGATGAATTGCTGGAGATTGTGGCGCGCACGCATAGCACAGTGGTGATGGTGACGCACGATGTGGACGAAGCCGTGCTGCTGTCCGACAAGATCGTGATGATGACCAACGGGCCGGCAGCCACGATTGGGGAGGTGCTGAATGTGGAATTGCCTCGCCCGCGAAACCGGGTAGAGCTGGCCGAAAGTCCGCAGTATCAAAGCTATCGCAAGGCAGTGATCGATTTTCTCTACACCCGCCAGGGTCATGTGGAGAAGGCGGTCTGA
- the ntrB gene encoding nitrate ABC transporter permease, with the protein MVSAVFHSPLESDPSHDSQLAAQAANDALLEDSKKIAVGEEHIRSDVKKDTKPRAQASASAIVAPSPLRQWTEPLFARILPPVLGLALLVGLWSLVSSSTGKSIPSPAETWEQAVQVFRDPFYRSGPNDQGVGWNVLSSLQRVALGFGLAALAGIPLGFLIGRFSFLSRMFNPLISLLRPVSPLAWLPIGLLVFKGANPAAIWTIFICSIWPMVINTAVGVQRVPQDYMNVARVLNLSEWKIATTILFPAVLPYMLTGVRLAVGTAWLVIVAAEMLTGGVGIGFWVWDEWNNLNVKNIIIAIFVIGIVGLVLEWALVKLASAFTFEEVKS; encoded by the coding sequence ATGGTCAGTGCCGTATTCCATTCACCGCTCGAATCCGATCCCTCTCACGATTCGCAACTGGCCGCCCAGGCGGCCAATGATGCGCTGCTTGAAGATTCAAAAAAGATAGCTGTTGGCGAAGAGCACATAAGGTCTGATGTGAAAAAAGATACCAAACCCAGAGCGCAAGCCTCGGCTTCGGCCATTGTGGCGCCCAGCCCGTTACGCCAATGGACAGAGCCACTGTTTGCGCGGATCTTGCCTCCGGTGCTGGGGCTGGCGCTGCTGGTCGGGCTGTGGTCTCTGGTTTCCAGCAGCACCGGCAAGAGCATCCCTTCCCCGGCGGAGACCTGGGAGCAGGCTGTGCAGGTGTTCAGGGACCCGTTCTACCGCAGCGGCCCCAATGACCAGGGTGTGGGCTGGAACGTGCTGTCCTCGTTGCAGCGCGTGGCTCTCGGCTTCGGCCTGGCCGCGCTGGCGGGCATTCCGCTGGGCTTTTTGATCGGGCGCTTCAGTTTTCTCTCGCGCATGTTCAATCCCCTGATCAGCCTGCTGCGTCCGGTCTCGCCGCTGGCCTGGCTGCCGATCGGCTTGCTTGTGTTCAAGGGCGCCAATCCGGCGGCCATCTGGACCATCTTCATCTGCTCGATCTGGCCCATGGTCATCAATACCGCTGTGGGTGTGCAACGTGTGCCCCAGGACTATATGAATGTGGCCCGGGTGCTGAACCTGTCGGAATGGAAGATCGCCACCACCATTCTGTTTCCAGCCGTGCTTCCTTATATGTTGACGGGTGTTCGTCTAGCCGTAGGCACGGCCTGGCTGGTGATCGTGGCCGCCGAGATGCTGACCGGCGGTGTGGGCATAGGCTTCTGGGTCTGGGACGAGTGGAACAACCTCAACGTCAAGAACATCATCATTGCCATCTTTGTGATCGGCATCGTGGGCCTGGTGCTGGAGTGGGCACTGGTCAAGCTGGCTTCGGCCTTCACGTTTGAAGAGGTGAAATCATGA
- the panB gene encoding 3-methyl-2-oxobutanoate hydroxymethyltransferase, whose amino-acid sequence MSIPVSTTGGTPYGTIPPASPLPRRKPISLPRLNQMREAGEKISMITAYDATYAAIADAAGVECILVGDSLGMVCQGLHSTVGVSLDAMAYHTECVARGLHRAQGTAWLISDLPYGSYSASPEQAIHSATRLMQAGAHMVKLEGGGWTASVVQFLVERGVPVCAHLGLTPQTVHALGGYRVQGRDAMAAATLHEQALELQDAGASMLVLEMVPAELSRKLTQALQRCHTIGIGAGSGTAGQVLVMHDMLGVNLGNNARFVHDFLKDAGSVRGAIEAYVRAVKEGKFPDDVLHAW is encoded by the coding sequence ATGTCGATCCCTGTCAGCACCACCGGTGGAACACCTTACGGCACGATTCCTCCCGCTTCCCCTCTACCTCGGCGCAAGCCCATCAGCCTGCCTCGTCTGAACCAGATGCGGGAGGCGGGCGAGAAGATCAGCATGATCACTGCCTATGATGCCACCTATGCCGCCATCGCAGATGCCGCCGGCGTGGAGTGCATTCTTGTTGGCGACTCCCTGGGAATGGTGTGCCAGGGATTGCATAGCACCGTCGGCGTTTCGCTGGACGCCATGGCTTACCACACGGAGTGCGTGGCGCGAGGTCTGCATCGTGCCCAAGGAACCGCCTGGTTGATCTCCGATCTTCCCTATGGCAGTTATTCCGCAAGCCCCGAGCAAGCCATACACAGCGCCACGCGCCTGATGCAGGCCGGTGCGCACATGGTCAAACTGGAAGGAGGCGGCTGGACCGCGTCTGTGGTGCAATTTCTGGTTGAACGCGGCGTTCCTGTATGTGCGCACCTGGGCCTCACGCCACAGACCGTGCATGCGCTGGGGGGCTATCGCGTACAGGGCCGCGACGCCATGGCCGCAGCCACACTGCACGAACAGGCCTTGGAGCTTCAGGATGCCGGGGCATCCATGCTTGTGCTCGAAATGGTGCCTGCCGAACTCTCGCGCAAGCTCACGCAGGCCCTGCAGCGCTGCCATACGATTGGCATCGGCGCAGGTAGCGGTACCGCAGGGCAGGTGCTCGTGATGCACGACATGCTCGGCGTGAACCTTGGCAACAACGCCAGATTTGTACATGATTTCCTCAAGGACGCAGGCTCGGTCAGAGGCGCCATCGAGGCCTATGTGCGCGCCGTCAAGGAAGGGAAATTTCCAGACGATGTGCTCCATGCCTGGTGA
- the panC gene encoding pantoate--beta-alanine ligase, whose product MQITQTIPELRAALAQRGRPGFVPTMGNLHEGHLSLVRVAAEIGDVSVASIFVNRLQFLPHEDFNSYPRTWEADCAKLEATGCDVLFAPRELDLYPEPQVFKVLPDPQIADILEGEFRPGFFTGVCTVVMKLFACVFGSTGGGFAVFGKKDYQQLLVVRRMVQQFALPIEIVGVETARAEDGLALSSRNGYLSIEERQRAGALSSALQQLAASTRAGHRQLVDLEAEAAKLLHDKGWATDYLTVRERDSLRVPPQTGPIPDVPLVALGAARLGSTRLIDNLEF is encoded by the coding sequence ATGCAAATCACACAGACCATCCCTGAACTTCGCGCAGCCCTGGCACAACGTGGCAGGCCTGGATTTGTACCCACCATGGGAAATCTGCATGAGGGCCACCTGTCACTGGTTCGCGTCGCAGCCGAGATTGGGGACGTCTCTGTTGCGAGCATTTTCGTCAACCGGCTGCAGTTCCTGCCCCATGAGGATTTCAATAGCTATCCGCGTACCTGGGAGGCAGATTGTGCAAAGCTGGAAGCGACAGGTTGCGACGTGCTGTTCGCGCCGCGCGAGCTCGATCTATACCCTGAACCACAGGTGTTCAAGGTTCTGCCTGATCCGCAGATCGCGGATATTCTCGAAGGCGAGTTTCGCCCGGGGTTCTTTACCGGCGTCTGCACGGTGGTGATGAAGCTGTTTGCCTGTGTCTTCGGATCGACAGGTGGCGGATTTGCGGTATTTGGCAAGAAAGACTATCAGCAGCTTTTGGTGGTGCGCCGCATGGTTCAGCAGTTTGCCCTGCCGATTGAAATCGTTGGCGTAGAAACCGCGCGCGCAGAAGATGGCCTGGCGCTCAGTTCGCGCAACGGTTATCTGAGCATTGAGGAGCGCCAGAGAGCTGGTGCGCTTTCAAGTGCCCTGCAGCAACTGGCGGCCAGCACGCGCGCGGGTCACCGTCAGCTTGTCGATCTGGAAGCTGAAGCAGCGAAGCTGCTGCACGACAAAGGCTGGGCAACGGACTACCTCACCGTGCGCGAGCGCGACAGCCTTCGTGTGCCACCGCAAACGGGGCCGATACCAGATGTTCCGCTGGTGGCGCTTGGCGCTGCTCGGTTGGGCAGTACGCGCCTGATTGACAACCTGGAGTTCTAG
- a CDS encoding nitrate regulatory protein encodes MKTPLHYLIAARQSEMAALEQISSASSLVASMSELVHALQKERGLSNMYLFSGGAFARQSLLEHGPHVDAVMGRVCLVLDELGERLPGAHGARLFNAIASALEGFEALPLLRRQRDALQLSAEDCTQALIRMIAACLTVVFEAADSACDPDIAKLLVALFHFMQGKELAGQERATGVAAFTEGIGNTERQRHWLHLIDSQERCFQVFADFASLAGRERWQLQCGACPDMTVIERLRRMGCTAGDGVPLEQGLSASWFEACSSRLDAMHQIEAFLAQELEVQCLRKRELASAALSQQRQLLERQPQTRAEAAEAFLGARQPAATLPAEGAYGLQLEKSIVSLVQEQSMRLQDMQAEIDKARATLQERKTIERAKGVLMNYRQLSEGDAYKLIRQTAMNQNRRMLDVADAILATLELLPASTNSSL; translated from the coding sequence ATGAAAACGCCTCTGCACTATCTGATCGCTGCCCGGCAAAGTGAGATGGCTGCGCTGGAGCAGATCAGCAGTGCCAGCAGCCTTGTGGCGAGCATGTCAGAGCTGGTCCACGCGCTTCAGAAGGAGCGGGGACTCTCGAATATGTATCTGTTCAGTGGTGGAGCGTTTGCGCGTCAAAGCTTGCTGGAGCATGGCCCGCATGTAGACGCGGTCATGGGCAGGGTCTGCCTGGTGCTTGATGAGCTGGGTGAGCGCCTGCCGGGCGCACATGGCGCGCGGCTGTTCAATGCGATCGCCAGTGCGCTTGAGGGCTTTGAAGCGCTACCGTTGCTGCGCCGCCAGCGGGATGCATTGCAGCTGAGCGCCGAGGATTGCACACAGGCGCTGATCCGCATGATTGCCGCCTGCCTGACCGTGGTGTTCGAGGCCGCCGACAGCGCCTGCGATCCCGACATCGCGAAGTTGCTGGTGGCGCTGTTTCATTTCATGCAAGGCAAGGAACTGGCCGGGCAGGAGCGTGCCACTGGAGTCGCAGCGTTTACAGAAGGGATTGGCAACACCGAGCGTCAGCGCCATTGGCTGCACCTGATCGATTCGCAGGAGCGATGTTTTCAGGTGTTTGCCGACTTCGCGAGTCTGGCAGGAAGGGAGCGATGGCAGTTGCAATGCGGGGCCTGCCCCGATATGACGGTGATCGAGCGGCTGCGCCGCATGGGCTGCACGGCCGGGGATGGCGTACCGCTGGAGCAGGGTCTGAGCGCTTCCTGGTTTGAGGCCTGTTCCAGCCGGCTCGATGCCATGCACCAGATTGAGGCGTTTCTGGCCCAGGAGCTGGAGGTTCAATGCCTGCGCAAGCGTGAGCTGGCCAGTGCCGCGCTGAGCCAGCAGCGCCAGTTGCTGGAGAGGCAGCCGCAGACGCGTGCTGAAGCTGCGGAGGCATTTTTGGGGGCAAGACAGCCTGCAGCCACCCTGCCTGCAGAGGGCGCCTATGGGCTGCAACTCGAAAAGAGCATTGTCTCGCTGGTACAGGAGCAATCCATGCGCCTGCAGGATATGCAGGCCGAGATCGACAAGGCACGCGCGACGCTTCAGGAACGCAAGACGATAGAGCGGGCCAAGGGCGTGCTGATGAACTACCGCCAGCTTAGCGAGGGCGACGCCTACAAGCTGATTCGCCAGACGGCCATGAACCAGAACCGGCGCATGCTTGATGTGGCCGATGCCATTCTGGCCACATTGGAACTGCTGCCTGCCAGCACCAATTCATCGCTTTGA